From the Luteolibacter arcticus genome, one window contains:
- a CDS encoding Mrp/NBP35 family ATP-binding protein, whose amino-acid sequence MSPEFIKEALRHVRYPGFSRDIVSFGLVKDIRHENGVLNVRIEIATKDPKVPEQIFKECHAILDPLPEVGTVKIEIEVKEPQGQQGGGSGDVQGKSSIPGVKRIIAVASGKGGVGKSTVAANLAVALAKSGAKVGLCDCDLYGPSVAQMFGSHERPMANAQDEIIPIEAYGLKLMSMGFLLEDRSPVIVRGPMATRYTQQFLRQVEWGELDYLILDLPPGTGDIQLTIVQTVAVDGTVIVTTPQEMALIDARKAVAMFAKVNVPILGLVENMAWFECDHGQRYYLFGEGGGVREAATLNVPLLAQIPIDPQTRERGDAGTPVALIPPAEHPVSAAFQQIATALSERLPVR is encoded by the coding sequence GTGAGTCCCGAATTCATCAAGGAAGCCCTCCGCCACGTCCGCTACCCCGGCTTTTCCCGGGACATCGTCTCCTTCGGCCTCGTGAAGGACATCCGTCACGAGAACGGCGTGCTGAACGTCCGCATCGAGATCGCCACCAAGGACCCGAAGGTTCCCGAGCAGATTTTCAAGGAATGCCATGCCATCCTCGATCCCCTGCCCGAAGTCGGCACGGTGAAAATCGAGATCGAGGTCAAGGAGCCCCAAGGTCAGCAAGGCGGCGGCAGCGGCGATGTCCAGGGCAAGTCCTCCATCCCCGGCGTGAAGCGCATCATCGCCGTGGCCTCCGGCAAGGGCGGCGTCGGGAAATCCACGGTCGCCGCCAACCTCGCGGTCGCCCTTGCCAAAAGCGGCGCCAAGGTTGGCCTCTGCGATTGCGATCTCTACGGTCCCTCGGTCGCCCAGATGTTCGGCAGCCACGAGCGCCCGATGGCGAACGCGCAGGACGAGATCATCCCGATCGAGGCCTATGGCCTCAAGCTGATGTCGATGGGCTTCCTGCTGGAAGACCGCTCGCCGGTCATCGTCCGCGGCCCGATGGCCACCCGCTACACCCAGCAATTCCTGCGTCAGGTGGAGTGGGGAGAACTTGACTACCTGATTCTCGACCTGCCGCCCGGCACTGGCGACATCCAGCTCACCATCGTCCAGACGGTAGCGGTCGATGGCACCGTGATCGTGACCACGCCACAGGAAATGGCGCTGATCGACGCGCGCAAGGCGGTGGCGATGTTCGCGAAAGTGAACGTCCCCATCCTCGGCCTCGTGGAAAACATGGCGTGGTTCGAGTGCGATCATGGCCAGCGCTACTATCTTTTCGGCGAAGGCGGCGGCGTGCGCGAAGCAGCCACTCTGAATGTCCCGCTCCTGGCGCAAATCCCCATCGACCCGCAGACCCGCGAACGCGGCGATGCTGGCACCCCGGTCGCGCTCATCCCGCCCGCCGAGCATCCGGTCTCGGCCGCCTTCCAACAAATCGCCACCGCCCTCAGCGAGAGGCTACCCGTCCGATGA
- a CDS encoding NPCBM/NEW2 domain-containing protein, with protein MKLTFAALLLAFPLHASPQDEISAKVPAAKAILDAWQAKEPARAEKKVHIVYWTPSDREPAPQYQERLGAIMEDIRDFYAKEMKRLGFGPLTVRLDYADDGKMKVHVVKGRQPYAKYDVQSGGPIRNECLTTLRAAGIDPEKETIVIFCNMSNWDAEKSVITQNSPYYAGGSNRQGTAWQVDSPILDLGSLAKKEPRVKDGQYGDISIGRYNSIFIGGVCHELGHALGLPHNKQRPDEETAFGTALMGSGNRSYGENLRGEGKGSFLTLAHGLKLASHPIFCGSVKGIERPANAALKDVAIATQGSTFTFSGTVTADPPPYAVLGYMDPEGGGDYDATTCTAIPDASGKFTLQANALAAGKPGVFRVVVVQANGAASSFAGASTPFTYPYLVAKDGEVDLSASQARLQLSPLIEAVNKRDAAAAASALAAVQFAKPTPAVLEAAKVRAGTLSATPGPSPAEEKTATVCRLSDARPASANVGWGRPAYNILPGSDLLFSCGSRLFARGIYAHAPAVHTWQLGGKWKTLNGHAGLPDGNDGGSCVFVVKADGKELWRSKKTESGTLRSFNLNVEGVNTLELEVDNAGDGNSSDWGCWFDPELTR; from the coding sequence GTGAAATTGACCTTCGCTGCCCTGCTTCTGGCTTTCCCGCTTCACGCGAGCCCCCAAGACGAAATCTCCGCCAAGGTTCCGGCGGCCAAGGCCATCCTCGACGCGTGGCAGGCGAAGGAACCGGCCAGAGCGGAGAAGAAGGTTCACATCGTTTACTGGACGCCCTCGGACCGCGAGCCGGCCCCGCAATATCAGGAGCGGCTCGGGGCGATCATGGAGGACATCCGCGATTTCTATGCGAAGGAGATGAAGCGCCTCGGTTTCGGGCCGCTGACCGTTCGCCTCGACTACGCTGACGACGGGAAGATGAAGGTCCACGTGGTGAAGGGCCGCCAGCCGTATGCGAAGTACGACGTGCAATCGGGCGGTCCGATCCGCAATGAGTGCCTTACGACCTTGCGCGCCGCGGGCATCGACCCGGAGAAGGAGACGATCGTGATTTTCTGCAACATGTCGAACTGGGACGCGGAGAAGTCCGTCATTACCCAGAACAGTCCCTATTACGCGGGCGGCAGCAATCGCCAGGGCACTGCGTGGCAGGTGGACTCGCCGATCCTCGATCTCGGCTCGCTGGCCAAGAAGGAGCCGCGGGTGAAGGACGGCCAGTACGGCGACATTTCCATCGGCCGCTACAATTCGATCTTCATCGGCGGGGTTTGCCACGAACTCGGCCACGCCCTCGGGCTCCCTCACAACAAGCAGCGTCCCGATGAAGAGACCGCCTTCGGCACGGCGCTGATGGGTAGCGGCAACCGCAGCTACGGCGAGAACCTGCGCGGCGAGGGCAAGGGCTCGTTCCTCACGCTTGCCCACGGCTTGAAGCTGGCCTCCCACCCGATCTTCTGCGGCTCGGTCAAGGGGATCGAGCGCCCGGCCAATGCCGCCCTCAAGGATGTGGCCATCGCTACCCAGGGCAGCACCTTCACCTTCAGCGGAACGGTCACGGCGGATCCGCCACCGTATGCCGTGCTCGGTTACATGGACCCCGAAGGCGGCGGCGACTATGATGCTACGACCTGCACCGCAATCCCGGATGCCTCGGGGAAATTCACGCTGCAGGCCAACGCGCTCGCGGCGGGCAAGCCCGGTGTTTTCCGCGTGGTGGTGGTGCAGGCGAACGGTGCCGCGAGTTCGTTCGCCGGAGCCAGCACGCCATTCACGTATCCCTATCTGGTGGCGAAGGACGGCGAGGTCGATCTTTCGGCGAGCCAGGCCCGCTTGCAGCTCTCGCCCCTGATCGAGGCCGTCAACAAGCGCGACGCTGCGGCTGCCGCGAGCGCCTTGGCCGCGGTTCAGTTCGCGAAGCCGACGCCGGCTGTGTTGGAAGCTGCCAAGGTTCGCGCCGGCACGCTCTCGGCGACGCCCGGGCCTTCGCCCGCCGAGGAAAAAACAGCCACGGTCTGCCGTCTTTCCGATGCCCGGCCCGCATCTGCCAATGTGGGTTGGGGGCGGCCTGCCTATAACATCCTGCCCGGCAGCGATCTGTTGTTCTCGTGCGGTTCGCGGCTCTTCGCCCGCGGCATCTATGCCCACGCGCCGGCCGTTCACACCTGGCAACTCGGCGGGAAGTGGAAGACCTTGAACGGACACGCCGGCCTGCCCGATGGCAACGATGGCGGCTCCTGCGTCTTTGTGGTGAAAGCCGATGGCAAGGAGCTGTGGCGCTCCAAGAAGACTGAATCAGGCACGCTGCGGAGCTTCAACCTTAACGTGGAAGGCGTGAACACGCTTGAGCTGGAAGTCGACAATGCCGGGGACGGCAATAGCTCCGACTGGGGCTGCTGGTTCGATCCCGAACTGACTCGCTAA
- a CDS encoding ABC transporter ATP-binding protein codes for MIEATNLHRSYRIGKKSIEVLHGIELHIARGERVFLCGPSGAGKTTLLYTLAGLERPEQGAVNIDGTDLYSLGPKKQAAFRNAKIGYIFQNYLLLPELTALENVLVPGAIGGRDASEAAMAALTRVGLADRAEHLPAELSGGEQQRVAIARALVNHPPVLFADEPTGNLDSRNSAEVMELLLGLAAESDTTVVVVTHDEQLATRGDRKLVIKDGSITDGSAVKSPA; via the coding sequence GTGATCGAGGCCACGAATTTGCACCGCAGCTACCGCATCGGGAAAAAGAGCATCGAGGTGCTGCACGGCATCGAGTTGCACATCGCGCGGGGCGAGCGGGTCTTCCTCTGCGGGCCCAGCGGGGCGGGCAAGACGACGCTGCTCTACACACTGGCCGGTCTCGAGCGCCCCGAGCAAGGCGCGGTGAATATCGATGGCACCGATCTTTATTCGCTGGGGCCGAAGAAGCAGGCCGCCTTTCGCAATGCCAAGATCGGCTACATCTTCCAGAATTACCTGCTGCTGCCGGAACTGACCGCGTTGGAAAACGTGCTCGTGCCCGGGGCGATCGGCGGTCGGGACGCCAGTGAAGCGGCCATGGCCGCGCTGACTCGCGTCGGGCTGGCGGATCGCGCCGAGCACCTTCCGGCCGAGCTTTCCGGCGGTGAGCAGCAGCGGGTGGCCATCGCCCGCGCCTTGGTGAATCACCCGCCGGTGCTGTTTGCCGACGAGCCGACCGGAAACCTGGACTCCCGCAACAGCGCGGAGGTCATGGAACTGCTGCTTGGCTTGGCCGCCGAAAGCGACACGACGGTGGTGGTGGTGACCCACGACGAGCAACTCGCCACCAGAGGCGATCGCAAGCTGGTGATCAAGGATGGCTCGATCACCGACGGCTCGGCGGTGAAATCACCGGCGTAA